A window of Candidatus Zixiibacteriota bacterium genomic DNA:
CGAAAAAAGCGGGGCGGTTCCGGAACTGGTGCGAAGGTTAAGCGAGATGATTGAACGGTCGCCAGCCGTAAAAATAACCGGGGCGGAACTGCTGAAGTCCGGCATTGACCCCTCAACCGCGCGCCGCCAGTTCCAAAGGTACTACGGGATGACCTTCCATGCCTATCATCGCGCCCGTCGGATGGGAGCAGCGCTGCGACAAATACGGAACGGCGAATCGGTCATCGGGGCGCAGATTGACCACGGTTTTGAATCAGCCAGCGGATTCTGGGAAGCCTTCAAGAATGTTTTCGGGGCTCCCCCCAGAGAAGCGGAGAAGATAGATTGTCTCTATGCGAAATGGATTGATACCCCCCTGGGGGCCATGCTGGCACTGGCTGATGACAGAGGGCTTCACCTTCTCGAATTTGTTGACCGCCGGGGGCTGGAAAAAGAGATTCTGCAACTGCGCAAGAAGACCGGCGCCTATATCGTTCCCGGCAATAATCGCTTTCTGGACAAAATCTCTATCGAATTGAAAGATTATTTCGAGGGCCGGTTGTTCCGATTTGATATTCCTCTGGTAATCAGCGGGTCAGGATTTGAAAGGGATGTCTGGAATCTTTTGCGGCAGATTAAGCCGGGTGAAACCTGGTCCTATGCGCAGCTGGCGTCTAAGCTGGGAAATCCAAAAGCATCGCGGGCGGTGGGGCGCGCCAATGGCCGCAACCGTCTTGCCATTGTCATTCCGTGCCATCGTGTCATTGGCGCCGATGGCAGCCTCAGCGGGTACGGCGGCGGTGTCTGGCGGAAAAAGCGGCTTCTGGAGCACGAGCGAACATCCTTTCAGCCGTCAACCCCAGAGCGCTCGAAACTGGCGCAGTTGCGATAATGCCTCGGCGGAAATTTCCGCGGGAATGCCGAAGCGGTCTGCGATGGCCTCAATGAGGGCACCGGCATCAGCGAGCATCTCCGTTCTGAAATCTCTTCCCGAAAACTGAGTAAGGGTCAGGTTGCGGATAATAGTGGAGCCGTTATCATGGAAACGGACCAGGGCGACAGCATTCATAAATGGCGCCTGCTCAGCAAAGGAGCCGGCGATAACTTCATCAAAGTACCGCAACTCCCGCGGTTCCGGTTTCACCAGGTAGCCATGTTTCCGTTCTCCGTGACGGTACAGCTCCAGATGCTGCCTGCCGTCGGTTTGACGCGGTTTAAGGATATATTTTTCGTACCCTAATTCGATTACATAATCTTTGGCGAGAAAACAGGGCATCGGCTCCCAGAACGGGGCGGCATAGCCGACATCTACAATGAATTCTCCTTCTTCAAGGGAAACGATACTGACCATATGACTGTCGGGCGCCGCTTTTTCGACAGAGATGTCGGCCGAGCAGAGTTTTATTCTGTAACCGAGAGATTGCAGCAATCGATAGAGATGGTAGTTATTATTGTAGCAGGTCCCGCCCAGATTATATTTCTCTATTCCCTCCAGGAAACGCTCCAGAGGGAGAACCGACCGAAGCGGCGACCGCCTGTGATGATACAACTTGGAGATATTTTCGAAGGGAA
This region includes:
- a CDS encoding arylamine N-acetyltransferase, whose amino-acid sequence is MSESLFDRYLQILGVNRESPGLKALSRLTRAHLKRVPFENISKLYHHRRSPLRSVLPLERFLEGIEKYNLGGTCYNNNYHLYRLLQSLGYRIKLCSADISVEKAAPDSHMVSIVSLEEGEFIVDVGYAAPFWEPMPCFLAKDYVIELGYEKYILKPRQTDGRQHLELYRHGERKHGYLVKPEPRELRYFDEVIAGSFAEQAPFMNAVALVRFHDNGSTIIRNLTLTQFSGRDFRTEMLADAGALIEAIADRFGIPAEISAEALSQLRQFRALWG
- a CDS encoding methylated-DNA--[protein]-cysteine S-methyltransferase — translated: MKQLPSASTMYRAVLSRDASFEGVFFIGVRTTGIFCRPTCGAKKPKAENIEYFGTPQEALFAGYRPCQRCQPLEKSGAVPELVRRLSEMIERSPAVKITGAELLKSGIDPSTARRQFQRYYGMTFHAYHRARRMGAALRQIRNGESVIGAQIDHGFESASGFWEAFKNVFGAPPREAEKIDCLYAKWIDTPLGAMLALADDRGLHLLEFVDRRGLEKEILQLRKKTGAYIVPGNNRFLDKISIELKDYFEGRLFRFDIPLVISGSGFERDVWNLLRQIKPGETWSYAQLASKLGNPKASRAVGRANGRNRLAIVIPCHRVIGADGSLSGYGGGVWRKKRLLEHERTSFQPSTPERSKLAQLR